A genomic stretch from Salarias fasciatus chromosome 18, fSalaFa1.1, whole genome shotgun sequence includes:
- the fem1a gene encoding protein fem-1 homolog A, translated as MDITTAVFNAARDGKLKLIQKLLSNKTPEELEALAEEKTQGGTPLLIASRYGHLEVVDYLLEHCKANVELGGSVNFDGETIEGAPPLWAASAAGHLPVVKTLLKHGASVNNATLTNSTPLRAACFDGHLDIVRYLVEHRADMEVANRHGHTCLMISCYKGHKEIAKFLLDRGADVNRKSVKGNTALHDCAESGSLDIMKMLLKCNARMERDGYGMTPLLAASVTGHTNIVEYLAHQPRTSREERIDALELLGATFVDKKRDLLGAMRYWRRAMELRQPGDKAGPLAKPPPGPPIPAYGCAQEVNTAEELEALITDPDEMRMQALLVRERILGPSHPDTSYYIRYRGAVYADSGNFERCISLWKYALDMQQSNLDPLSPMTASSFLSFAELFSFVLQDRAKGTLSTRITFHDLMTVLGKSVREVERAVAQRDNPPEAPQFTKALSIILHLIFLLEKLECSQEQEHQKKHTVYRLLKLNPRGRSGFTPLHMAVDKETTSVGRYPVGRFPSQAVAALLLECGADVDSRDCENNTPLHIAANNGCPEIMALLMKAGAHFDATNAQRKTAYELLDEHGSGHPALYPLNYITLQCLAARAIEKHRLPYRGLISEEMETFIELH; from the coding sequence ATGGATATAACGACGGCGGTTTTCAACGCGGCTCGAGATGGTAAGCTGAAACTTATCCAGAAGTTGCTGAGCAACAAAACTCCTGAGGAGCTGGAGGCGCTGGCCGAGGAGAAGACCCAGGGAGGGACCCCGCTGCTGATAGCCTCCCGGTACGGACACCTGGAGGTCGTGGACTACCTCCTTGAACACTGCAAGGCGAACGTTGAACTCGGGGGCTCGGTCAACTTTGACGGCGAGACCATCGAGGGCGCCCCGCCGCTGTGGGCGGCGTCGGCCGCCGGTCACCTCCCGGTGGTGAAGACGCTGCTCAAGCACGGAGCGTCGGTCAACAACGCCACGCTGACCAACTCCACGCCGCTGCGGGCCGCCTGCTTCGACGGCCACCTGGATATCGTCCGCTACCTGGTGGAGCACCGAGCCGACATGGAGGTCGCCAACCGCCACGGCCACACCTGCCTGATGATCTCCTGCTACAAGGGCCACAAGGAGATCGCCAAGTTCCTCCTGGACCGCGGGGCCGACGTGAACCGGAAGAGCGTGAAGGGAAACACCGCCCTCCATGACTGCGCCGAGTCCGGCAGCCTGGACATCATGAAGATGCTCCTCAAGTGCAATGCGCGCATGGAGCGGGACGGGTACGGGATGACCCCGCTTCTGGCCGCCAGTGTCACCGGCCACACCAACATCGTGGAGTATCTCGCCCACCAGCCTCGAACCTCCAGAGAGGAACGCATTGACGCGCTTGAACTCCTTGGAGCAACTTTTGTAGACAAAAAACGTGACCTGCTGGGTGCAATGAGGTATTGGAGAAGAGCCATGGAGCTGAGGCAGCCTGGGGACAAAGCTGGACCCCTGGCCAAGCCCCCACCCGGCCCCCCTATTCCCGCATATGGCTGTGCACAAGAGGTGAACACCGCAGAGGAGCTCGAAGCTTTGATCACTGACCCTGATGAGATGAGGATGCAAGCCTTGCTGGTCCGTGAGCGCATCCTGGGGCCATCCCACCCAGATACTTCGTATTACATCCGCTACAGGGGAGCTGTGTATGCGGACTCCGGGAACTTTGAGCGCTGCATCAGTCTGTGGAAATATGCTTTAGACATGCAGCAAAGTAACCTTGACCCTCTCAGCCCCATGACAGcctccagtttcctctcctTTGCAGAGCTCTTCTCCTTCGTTCTTCAGGACCGGGCAAAAGGCACGCTGTCGACCCGCATCACCTTCCACGACCTGATGACTGTGCTGGGGAAGAGCGTCAGAGAGGTAGAGCGAGCTGTCGCGCAGAGGGACAACCCCCCCGAAGCTCCTCAGTTCACCAAGGCTCTCTCCATCATTCTGCACCTCATcttcctgctggagaagctggagtGCAGTCAAGAGCAGGAACACCAGAAGAAGCACACAGTGTATCGCCTGCTGAAGCTGAACCCTCGAGGTCGGAGTGGCTTCACGCCGCTCCACATGGCTGTAGACAAGGAAACAACATCTGTGGGCCGCTACCCGGTCGGCCGCTTCCCCTCGCAGGCGGTGGCAGCGCTGCTCCTGGAGTGCGGGGCAGACGTCGACTCACGCGACTGCGAGAACAACACGCCACTGCACATCGCTGCTAACAATGGCTGTCCAGAAATCATGGCACTACTTATGAAGGCTGGGGCTCACTTTGACGCAACAAATGCACAGAGGAAGACGGCCTATGAGCTGTTAGATGAGCACGGCAGCGGCCATCCGGCCCTGTACCCACTGAACTACATCACCCTTCAGTGCCTGGCAGCACGTGCGATTGAAAAGCACAGACTGCCCTACAGAGGACTGATctcagaggagatggagacttTCATTGAGCTGCACTGA